The DNA sequence CCAGGCCGTGAGGTGAACCCCTCTGTCGAATCGATCCGGTCAAACAATTTCAGCGTGCCGCAATGCCTTGCGCAAACAGCGACAAGGTCCCGTCGATTACCCCTAAATCGGTCAGGCCGCCGTCGCGTTTGATACGGAACATGTCGATCGATCCACGGCCCGGGTCCAGGGCGTAAAGAAAGCGTCCGTTGGCGGCGACGGCCAGGTCCAGAGGATTTAATCCGCTTCCGGCGGCCCCGTTCAGCAGGGACACCCGCCCGCTTCGAGCCGAGAGTTGATATGCGGAAACCGTTCCGCTTCCGGGATTGGCCGTAAAGACATCCCCGCGTCCGTCTCCGACAATCCAGCAGGCCGCCTGCTGCCCGTTGGGCACCGATCCGCTGATCACGTGCAAGGTGTCATCCTTCAGAATCTTATAGGACGAAACCGCGTTCGGGCCGACTTCTACGACCACTAAACGCCCCCGTCGGTCAAAGATAAACCCGAAGGGGGTATTTCCGTTCGAGCTCGATACGACCGGACTCACGGCGGGCAATCCGTCATCGCTCACGGAGTAGACGAAGATCTGACTCCCCGCTTTATCCGTGACGACCAATCGCTCACCGTCTGGATCAAAACCCACCTGGGCGAACGCGCCGGAACCGAGCGCGCGCGTGGAGCTGGCCAGCGGGGTCAATCGACCTTTGTGGCCCAGGGTGAAACCGGTAATGTTCGGAGAGGCCCCGGCGTTCAGGACGTAGACAAGGTCGTGGTTGACGGTCAAACTGACGGGAAAGTCTCCTCCCGAGTCGACTTTTTCAATCCATTTCAGACCGTCCGGCAGGACGCGGAAGACGGAAATTTCATTGCTCCCTCCGTTCACCGCCAACAACCATCGGTTGTCACGGCTCAGAACAAGGGCATTCTGAGAACCCAACGGATCGAGACCGCCGCCGGAACCGGTCCCGCCGGTCGGGATGGAACCCACTTTTGTCAGGATACCGTCCTCGTCCCGGTCAAATACAACCACGTTGTTTCCGTCGGGGGCATTGGTCATGGCATACACCGCACCGGCCGGGCCCTCATCTCGATCATGCGGATTTTCCGCAAAGACCGTTACGGAAGAGATCATCAACATTCCCACACTTAAAACGGTTGCCAGGATTTTTCCGTTCATTCTATTCTCCTTTGTGTATCGCGGTTAACGTGTCGTTTATGCCGTCACGAAAAACGGAGGGTCGCCACTCCAATGGATCCATGAGGCAGGATGGTCTCCGGGGTTATTTATCCATCTCCTTCATCCCGTTCATCTTATTTTCATTCATTTCGTTTCCCTTCATCATCGTATCCCCTTTCATCGTTCCTTCCTTGCCCATCTCTTTTTGCTTCATCATCATTCCCTTTTTCTTCATTTCTTTTCCTTGAGCGATCATCGCGTCCCCCTTCTTGATCATTTGGTCGGCGCTCATTTTTTCGTTCTGCATCATCCCCCCTTGATTTCCTTCCTTCATCACGCTGTCCGGATCCATCGCGAATGCCGAAAGATTCAGGAAAAGCATTCCAAACAACGCCAACATCCAGAACGGGTGATTAATTCTCGTGGCGGTTCTCATGGGTTCCTCCTTTTGGGGTTCGGTTCGCTTTTTCCTCCCGCGCGGGGAAAAAGCGTGTTTCAATTGTTGCGAGGTCATCGTAACGGAGAAATGTGAAGCGGCAATAAAGGAAGGATGAAGATTCGATGAAGATCCGCGCTACGGGTCCGGGACAAACTTCAAGGCGGCCGAATTGATACAATACCGCAGGTAGGTCGGCGGCGGGCCGTCATCGAACAGATGGCCCAGGTGTCCGCCGCACCGCCGGCAATGCACCTCGGTCCGGGGATACAGCAATTTGTAATCGGTTTTCGTCCGGACCGCCGAGTCATTCATCGGCTTCCAAAAACTCGGCCAACCGGTGTGGCTTTCGTATTTTGCATCGGAGGAGAACAGCGGCAGATCGCATCCCGCGCAGCGGTAAACGCCGCGGGCCTTATTTTTGTAATACGCGTTCTTGAAGGGCGGCTCCGTCGCCTCCTTTCTGAGAACATTGTACTGCTCGGCGGTCAGGAGCGATCGCCACTCCTCGTCCGTCTTGATAATCTCAAACGTTTCGTCCGAACCCTCGGCCCGTGCAAACCGGGGCGGGAAAGACACGGCCAGGATTCCGATCCCCATGGTAATGGCCGATTTTAAAAATGCCCTTCGATCCATCGTCCCTCCTCCATGATGATTCGTCCCGGACGGACCAAACACCCCTCAACCGAACGTGAAGGCAAAGAGCTTGACGTCCGGCTGATCAAAAATCAGCTCAATGAGATGATCGCCCCCGTCGCCCGTCGGAAGGGTCACCAGGCTGTAAAGCCTTGAATCGGAAACGGCGACCCGGCCGTCCAGTCCGACATCGTCTCCGCGCGAGTCCCGGGGAATCGGTTCTCCATCCAGGAAAACTTTTGCCGTCGTTCCCATTTTGCCCCCGGCCATCACCAGGTTGAGCTTTGGCGCCTCGAAGCGAAAACGAACCGCGCCCCCGGGGGCCTGGAGCACGGCCGCTTCTTCCTTGATTTTCCACAAACCCGTCAGGGTCCATTGATTGAGACG is a window from the Nitrospiria bacterium genome containing:
- a CDS encoding beta-propeller fold lactonase family protein, which encodes MNGKILATVLSVGMLMISSVTVFAENPHDRDEGPAGAVYAMTNAPDGNNVVVFDRDEDGILTKVGSIPTGGTGSGGGLDPLGSQNALVLSRDNRWLLAVNGGSNEISVFRVLPDGLKWIEKVDSGGDFPVSLTVNHDLVYVLNAGASPNITGFTLGHKGRLTPLASSTRALGSGAFAQVGFDPDGERLVVTDKAGSQIFVYSVSDDGLPAVSPVVSSSNGNTPFGFIFDRRGRLVVVEVGPNAVSSYKILKDDTLHVISGSVPNGQQAACWIVGDGRGDVFTANPGSGTVSAYQLSARSGRVSLLNGAAGSGLNPLDLAVAANGRFLYALDPGRGSIDMFRIKRDGGLTDLGVIDGTLSLFAQGIAAR
- the msrB gene encoding peptide-methionine (R)-S-oxide reductase MsrB encodes the protein MGIGILAVSFPPRFARAEGSDETFEIIKTDEEWRSLLTAEQYNVLRKEATEPPFKNAYYKNKARGVYRCAGCDLPLFSSDAKYESHTGWPSFWKPMNDSAVRTKTDYKLLYPRTEVHCRRCGGHLGHLFDDGPPPTYLRYCINSAALKFVPDP